The Nocardia vinacea genome contains the following window.
TTCGGCCAGATCCGCTGCCACCGAACGCCATTGGCCCGCCGATTTGGGCGCGGCATAGGCCGCGACAGTGATCCGACCGTGTTCGGTCGCCAGGTGCACCGCCTGCGGCGTGCCGTCCGGGGTCATCTCGACCTGTAATTGGCCGCCCGGCGGCACCGGCAGGATCACCGAACCCAGATCGAGGCGCTGATCGGAGACATTGTCCAGCAGCTCGGCCACCTCGTCGTAGTCGTACGGGCCGGATTTGAGCATGTCCACGTCATCGTCGTAGTCGTGCTCGTCGTACTCGGGTTCGGCGTACTCGGGTTCGGCGTACTCGGGTTCGGCGTCGTAGCGTGCGGCGACGTAATCGGCCGGGACGATCGGATTCTCGTCGGTGATCGGATCGATGATGGGGTTCTCGTCGGTGATCGGCTCATCGTCGTAACCCGCGTCGCCGTAGGCGGCGTACTCGCCGTATTCGTCGGCGTAATCGTCGTCGTACCGGTCCTCGGCGTATTCGTCACGTCCGCCGGACTTGCGTCTCTTCCCGAACATGCCGGTCATGCCTCCTTGCCGAGAGTGGCCGCCTCGTCGGCCGACGCGGCCAGACTGGCGTGGCCACCGCTCGACCCGTAACCGCCCGCACCCCGCGTGGTGTCGTCGAGTACGTCGACCTCCACGAAATCGACCAGTTCCACCCGCTGCACCAGCAGCTGCGCGATCCGATCCCCGCGACGCAATTCGATCGGGGTGCGCGGATCGTGATTGATCAGGCACACCTTGATTTCGCCCCGATAGCCCGCATCGACGGTGCCCGGCGTATTCACCACGGACAGACCGGTTTTCGCGGCGAGTCCGGACCTGGGATGGATCAGGCCGACCGTGCCGACCGGCAGTGCGACCGCAACACCGGTGCCGACCAGCACGCGCTCCCCCGGTTCGATGATGACGTCCTCTGTAGTGCACAGGTCCACGCCCGCGTCTCCGTGGTGGGCACGCGTTGGCACTGGGATGCCGGGATCGAGCCGCAGCAAAGGTATGGGTGAAAGGGCGCTCATGACTGCGCCTCGCTGACGCTCGGCTCCGTCATGACCGCCCGGGCGGCTGTGTTGATTAATCGCTCGCTGCGCTCGCTCACGTTCACCGAGCCTACGCGTACGCCCTCGACCTCAGTGAATTAGTGTTGAGTCGTGTCGGACCAGCCCAACCCAGTGACTATGGACGAACAAAAGCGAAGCTTCGAGCCCTACCGCGAGCGCCTGTGGGTGCCGCTGTGGTGGTGGCCGATCGCGTTCGCCATCGCCGGGTTGCTGGCCGCCGAAATCCATATGGGCGCACCGGGTCTGCGCGCCTGGTTGCCCTACGCGTTGCTGTTTCCGGTGCCGGTGTGGGTGCTGCTGTGGCTGAGCCGTCATCGGGTGGAGGTCGCCCAGGACGGCTCCGGCATCCGCGAACTCCGTGCCGATCGCGCGCATCTGCCGGTGAACTTCGTGGCCAGATCGGCCACGGTGGCCCCCACCGCCAAGAGTGCGGCGCTGGGCCGCCAGCTCGACCCCGCCGCCTATGTCCAGCATCGGCCATGGGTGGGGCCGATGGTGCTACTTGTACTCGACGACCCGGACGACCCGACGCCGTACTGGTTGATCAGTACGCGCCGGCCGGACCGGGTCTTGGCCGCGCTTGGCATACCTGGCTGAGGCCGGGCGTGCCGAGCGCGGGCTGACCGTTGATCTCGGCTGGAGATCAGATCTCGCGCCGGAGATCAGGCTGCACAGTCCATGCAGATCAGCTGACCGCCACTCTCACTGGCCAGCCTGCTCCGGTGATGGACCAGGAAACAGCTGGAACAGGTGAACTCGTCGGCCTGCTTCGGGATCACCCGAACTGTCAGGACTTCCTCGGACAAGTCCGCGCCGGGAAGCTCGAACGACTCCGCGGTATCGGATTCGTCGATATCCACGACGGCGGACTGTGCCTCGTTGCGACGAGCCTTCAGCTCCTCCAGCGAATCTTCCGACACTTCGTCGGATTCAGTGCGCCTCGGTGCGTCATAGTCGGTTGCCATGTCGTCTTCCCCTCGTCCTTACTCCGTATATCCCGGACCGGGCCACTCACACCGATTCCCTCGGAATCGGAATGACCAGCACCGCCCCGCCGGTGGTGCACGTCACACGTACACCGGTCCCCTATCAGGGCGGATCATGCGGACCCACCTTTGATAGCGCTCGGTAAACGCAGGACATGCCCTTCTTGTTCCCGCGACCGACCACCGTTTTGGGCTGCGATGTTTCGATCTGGGCCGCCAGACAATAGCGGACGCCGCGGCAAAAGTCGCAATCAAAACACAGACGATTCGAAACTGAGGGGTAATCGACACCAACCGTGAACTCGCCGAGACCTTACGCACTAGTGCGGACACATTTTCGTAGAGTATGCACGTGGTTTCACTCATCACCGAAGGCAGCGCAACGGATCGAACGGGTCAACCCTTCCTCCGGCGACGCAACCAGCCATGGTTGATCCTGGTCGGCGTCCTACTCCTGATCTGCACCGTAGTGTGGATCAAGGCCCTGACCACCGAGGACAGCAGCGGAACCGCGATGGCGTGCAATTCGCCGAGCCCGGCCACCGACGCGAAATCGCCCCAACCGGCCCCGATGGGGCAGCGGGTGGGCCAGTCGCGGCTGACCGACGTCGAACCGGCGGCGCTGGCCTCGTCGAAGGTCCGCGTGCTGAACGCGAACAGCAAGAGCGGTCAGGCCTCGCACATCGCGTCGGCGCTCGGCGATCTGGGCTTCGCGAGCGGGCCGGGACAGCAATTCGGTAACGATCCGGTTTATGTCAACGGCGACCTGAACTGCACCGGCCAGATCCGCTTCGGCGTGAACGGCCGACCGGCCGCCGCCTCGGTCCAGTTGGTCGCGCCGTGCGCCGAGCTGATCGAGGATCAGCGCAACGACGACACCGTGGACCTGGTGCTCGGTTCGGTCTTCGGCGAATCGCTGCGGCCGAGCCCCGATGCCGAGGAGGTGCTGAAATCGCTGAAGAATCCGGCACCGGGCGGATCGACGTCCATTGATCCCAAACTGCTGTCCGCAGCGCGCACGGCACGCTGCTGACCTCCTGAACCGACCTTCATCGCCCCGGTATGCCGCTTCGGCAAACCGGGGCGATCCGTTTTCAAGCGTCCGGGATCGCGGTGGTCGCGCCGACACGCTCGAGCAGTTCGGTCAATTCGTTCGCGACTCCCGGTGCGGCGGCAACGACCAACTCACCTGCCGCACCTGGGCTGGTGGCCGCGGGCAAGCGCAGCGCCGCACCCGCCTCCGCGGCGATCAAAGCGCCCGCCGCCCAGTCCCACGCGTTGAGTCCGTGTTCGTAGTACGCGTCGACGCGGCCCTCGGCGACGAAGCACAGATCCAGTGCCGCCGCGCCGAGGCGGCGGATATCGCGGATTTCCGGCAGGATCTGCGCGATCAGCTCCGCCTGCCTGGCCCTGCGGTGTTTGCCGTACGCGAATCCGGTGGACACCAAGGCCATCGCCGCCGATCGCACCGGCGTGCAGCGCAGATGTTCCACGGCGCCGTCACCGGTCACCTTCGTGGCTCCCATCCGCAGTCCGGCGCTGTAGGTGGCCGCCCGCGCGACATCGACCACCGCGCCGGCGACGGGTTGTCCATCGCGCACCGCGGCCACCGAAATCGCATAGCCCGGAATGCCGTACAGAAAGTTCACGGTGCCGTCGATCGGGTCCACCACCCAGTGCACGGTTTCCTCGCCACCGTCGATCAGGCTGCCGCCGCCCTCCTCACCGAGGATCGGATCGCCGGGGCGCGCTTCATCGAGTAGGCGCCGGATCAGATCCTCGGTCTCGGTATCGACGATCGTCACCGGATCGGTCGGGTGGCCTTTGGCCTGCACGACCCCGTCGCGCGCACCCTCCGGACCGAATACCTCGGGCCGACGCGAGCGCACATGCGCGGCCGCGGTTTCGGCGAGTTGGACCGCGATCCGGCGCAATTCGGCAACATCCTCGGATGGCGTCGCGGGCGGGCGGGCGGTAACTGACACTCTGGTCTCCGGCATGCCCCCATGCCATCACACATCCTCGGCGAACGGGAACCGATGCCCGGCCATTACTCTTGTCGTGCACGACACAACGCCGTCGTCGGGCACATCACCGCATGCTCCGCGGCCAGCCGGTGGTGAGCTCCTGTGCGGCGGCGTGTTCACACATCGGCCAGCACAGGGAACGAGGGAACGTCATGTCCGCTCGGGGGCACGCATTCGGTATCGATATCGGTGGCAGCGGCGTCAAGGGCGCCGCGGTGGATCTGGCCACCGGAGCATTGGTCCATGAGCGGATAAAGATTCTGACACCGCATCCCTCGACACCGCAGGCGGTCGCCGACGCGGTCGCCAAACTGGTCGCCCAGGCCGATTGGGACGGCCCGGTCGGCATCACACTGCCCTCGGTCGTGCTGGAAGGCGTCGCGCAGACGGCCGCCAATATCGACAAGGCGTGGATCGGCACCGACGCGCGGGCGCTGTTCTCCGCCGCCCTCGACGGCCGCGCCGTCACCGTGCTCAACGACGCCGACGCGGCCGGTCTGGCCGAAGATCACTACGGCGCGGCAAAGGAATTCGACGGTCTGGTGGTGCTGCTGACCTTCGGCACCGGCATCGGCTCCGCGCTGCTGTTCCACGGCACGCTGGTGCCCAATACCGAACTCGGCCACCTGGAGATCGGTGGCATGGAGACCGAACACC
Protein-coding sequences here:
- a CDS encoding inositol monophosphatase family protein, with translation MPETRVSVTARPPATPSEDVAELRRIAVQLAETAAAHVRSRRPEVFGPEGARDGVVQAKGHPTDPVTIVDTETEDLIRRLLDEARPGDPILGEEGGGSLIDGGEETVHWVVDPIDGTVNFLYGIPGYAISVAAVRDGQPVAGAVVDVARAATYSAGLRMGATKVTGDGAVEHLRCTPVRSAAMALVSTGFAYGKHRRARQAELIAQILPEIRDIRRLGAAALDLCFVAEGRVDAYYEHGLNAWDWAAGALIAAEAGAALRLPAATSPGAAGELVVAAAPGVANELTELLERVGATTAIPDA
- the dut gene encoding dUTP diphosphatase, whose product is MSALSPIPLLRLDPGIPVPTRAHHGDAGVDLCTTEDVIIEPGERVLVGTGVAVALPVGTVGLIHPRSGLAAKTGLSVVNTPGTVDAGYRGEIKVCLINHDPRTPIELRRGDRIAQLLVQRVELVDFVEVDVLDDTTRGAGGYGSSGGHASLAASADEAATLGKEA
- the ppgK gene encoding polyphosphate--glucose phosphotransferase, coding for MSARGHAFGIDIGGSGVKGAAVDLATGALVHERIKILTPHPSTPQAVADAVAKLVAQADWDGPVGITLPSVVLEGVAQTAANIDKAWIGTDARALFSAALDGRAVTVLNDADAAGLAEDHYGAAKEFDGLVVLLTFGTGIGSALLFHGTLVPNTELGHLEIGGMETEHRAAASIKDRDGLTYEQWAAQVSIVLSGLENLFWPKVFVAGGGISRDAEQWIPLLTNRTQVIPARLENTAGIVGAAMAIDAGIAP
- a CDS encoding DUF3710 domain-containing protein, producing MFGKRRKSGGRDEYAEDRYDDDYADEYGEYAAYGDAGYDDEPITDENPIIDPITDENPIVPADYVAARYDAEPEYAEPEYAEPEYDEHDYDDDVDMLKSGPYDYDEVAELLDNVSDQRLDLGSVILPVPPGGQLQVEMTPDGTPQAVHLATEHGRITVAAYAAPKSAGQWRSVAADLAESLRKDGARVAVETGPWGRELLAITEGADLRFIGVDGPRWMVRLVAAGPQGAADDGGPLVRAARAILTETVIRRGDDPMPVREPLAVVLPPELAEQLAAAHQAQVDAQQQAMAAQQAAVQPTPQPLVPPRMPNEPRRGADGSAMQQLGLN
- a CDS encoding DUF4193 domain-containing protein — its product is MATDYDAPRRTESDEVSEDSLEELKARRNEAQSAVVDIDESDTAESFELPGADLSEEVLTVRVIPKQADEFTCSSCFLVHHRSRLASESGGQLICMDCAA
- a CDS encoding DUF3093 domain-containing protein gives rise to the protein MDEQKRSFEPYRERLWVPLWWWPIAFAIAGLLAAEIHMGAPGLRAWLPYALLFPVPVWVLLWLSRHRVEVAQDGSGIRELRADRAHLPVNFVARSATVAPTAKSAALGRQLDPAAYVQHRPWVGPMVLLVLDDPDDPTPYWLISTRRPDRVLAALGIPG
- the cei gene encoding envelope integrity protein Cei, with translation MVSLITEGSATDRTGQPFLRRRNQPWLILVGVLLLICTVVWIKALTTEDSSGTAMACNSPSPATDAKSPQPAPMGQRVGQSRLTDVEPAALASSKVRVLNANSKSGQASHIASALGDLGFASGPGQQFGNDPVYVNGDLNCTGQIRFGVNGRPAAASVQLVAPCAELIEDQRNDDTVDLVLGSVFGESLRPSPDAEEVLKSLKNPAPGGSTSIDPKLLSAARTARC